Proteins encoded in a region of the Thermocaproicibacter melissae genome:
- a CDS encoding ZIP family metal transporter: MKIVIGLIIPLAGTILGAAMVFFLKGEMKPNVQKVFLGFASGVMIAASVWSLLIPAIDMTAEQGGITWLPCSVGFLLGVGFLLLLDTIIPHLHVNSNKPEGHKSKLGKSLMLVLAVTLHNIPEGMAVGVVFAGFTSGSTTITAAGAFALAIGIAVQNFPEGAIISMPLVGTGISKQKAFSYGVLSGIVEPIGALLTILLTSLIIPVLPYILSFAAGAMIYVVVEELIPEAQSGEHSNIGTIGTAIGFTLMMILDIALG; encoded by the coding sequence ATGAAAATCGTAATCGGACTAATCATCCCGCTTGCCGGAACCATTCTCGGTGCGGCGATGGTCTTTTTCCTCAAAGGGGAAATGAAACCCAACGTACAAAAAGTATTCCTCGGGTTTGCATCCGGCGTTATGATTGCCGCATCGGTTTGGTCCTTGCTCATTCCGGCAATTGATATGACGGCAGAGCAGGGCGGCATCACATGGCTTCCGTGCTCCGTCGGATTTTTGCTCGGCGTGGGATTTTTGCTTTTGCTGGATACCATCATCCCACACCTGCATGTGAATTCCAACAAACCGGAAGGCCATAAATCAAAACTCGGCAAATCGCTGATGCTCGTTCTGGCTGTCACCTTACATAATATACCGGAAGGGATGGCAGTCGGCGTTGTCTTCGCCGGATTTACTTCCGGCAGCACAACCATTACCGCCGCCGGCGCCTTTGCGCTTGCCATCGGCATTGCTGTTCAGAACTTCCCGGAAGGTGCAATTATCTCTATGCCGCTGGTTGGCACGGGCATTTCCAAACAGAAAGCCTTTTCCTACGGTGTCCTTTCCGGCATCGTAGAACCCATCGGCGCACTTTTGACGATTCTTCTGACCTCGCTTATCATTCCCGTTCTGCCGTATATCCTCTCTTTTGCCGCCGGAGCCATGATTTATGTTGTGGTCGAGGAATTGATTCCGGAAGCGCAGTCCGGTGAACACAGCAACATCGGAACAATCGGCACCGCGATAGGGTTTACCTTGATGATGATTCTGGATATTGCGCTTGGATAA
- a CDS encoding DUF1848 domain-containing protein, with protein MIISASRRTDIPTYYSEWFYNRIKEGFVYVRNPMNSHQVSKIPLTPDVVDGIVFWTKNPIPMMNRLRELDDHIYYFQFTITPYGTDIEPNIPSKKDAIIPAFQELSRTLGKERVIWRYDPILFSEKYTFEYHVRSFEALANRLAGYTEKCTVSFLDFYQSTRKNTSSLKIYDASMEQKKRLMCKFAEIAKSVGIDIDTCAEKIDLSKFGIQHAHCIDKERLERIGGFRLNLEKDKTQRAECGCVASIDIGAYGTCRNGCLYCYANHSQKVVLRNCAQHDPKSPLLFGKISDGDEVKIRKVKSCKDCR; from the coding sequence ATGATTATAAGTGCAAGCAGAAGAACCGATATACCAACGTACTACTCCGAATGGTTTTATAACCGAATCAAGGAAGGATTTGTGTATGTGCGAAATCCGATGAATTCGCACCAAGTCAGTAAAATTCCGCTGACGCCTGATGTGGTGGACGGAATCGTATTCTGGACAAAAAATCCAATCCCGATGATGAACCGGCTTCGCGAACTGGATGATCACATTTATTATTTTCAGTTTACGATAACCCCTTACGGAACGGATATCGAGCCGAACATCCCCTCGAAAAAGGATGCCATCATTCCTGCCTTTCAAGAGTTATCCCGTACCTTAGGGAAAGAGCGTGTCATTTGGCGATATGACCCTATCTTGTTTAGCGAGAAATATACTTTTGAATATCATGTAAGGAGCTTCGAAGCCCTTGCCAACCGGTTAGCAGGCTATACGGAAAAGTGCACTGTCAGCTTTTTGGATTTTTACCAAAGCACCCGAAAGAATACTTCCTCGCTGAAAATATACGATGCAAGTATGGAGCAGAAAAAGCGGCTCATGTGTAAATTCGCTGAAATCGCAAAATCGGTGGGAATCGATATCGACACCTGTGCGGAAAAGATTGACCTGAGCAAATTCGGCATTCAGCATGCTCATTGCATCGACAAAGAAAGATTGGAACGCATCGGCGGCTTTCGGCTCAATCTTGAAAAAGACAAGACTCAGCGTGCCGAATGTGGATGCGTTGCAAGCATCGACATCGGAGCCTACGGCACCTGTAGAAACGGATGCCTTTACTGCTACGCCAATCACAGCCAAAAAGTTGTTTTACGGAATTGTGCTCAGCATGACCCGAAATCTCCTTTATTGTTTGGGAAGATTTCAGACGGAGACGAAGTGAAAATCAGAAAGGTTAAGTCTTGCAAAGACTGCCGCTGA
- the deoD gene encoding purine-nucleoside phosphorylase, with amino-acid sequence MSKSSISASIVAEADIAKVVLMPGDPLRAKYVADHYLKDVVCFNTVRNMLGYTGTYRGKKISVMGSGMGIPSMGIYATELFNQFGVEAIIRIGSAGGLTDNVKVRDVVIAMGASTNSNYGAAYGVPGIFAPVADYGLLADSVKAAEKLGVHAVVGTVYCSDFFYYPQPDLNAKLRDLGHLAVEMETAGLYWTAAACHKKALSILTISDHIFTGEALSAEDRQNSFHEMMEVALETAWQNAD; translated from the coding sequence ATGTCAAAGTCATCTATTTCGGCCAGCATCGTTGCGGAAGCGGACATCGCCAAAGTCGTCCTGATGCCCGGAGACCCGCTCCGCGCAAAATATGTTGCGGACCATTACCTCAAAGATGTTGTCTGCTTCAACACGGTGCGCAATATGCTGGGTTACACCGGAACTTATCGCGGCAAGAAAATTTCCGTCATGGGCAGCGGCATGGGTATCCCGTCCATGGGCATTTACGCTACGGAGCTGTTCAATCAATTCGGGGTGGAAGCCATCATCCGTATCGGCTCCGCAGGCGGATTGACCGACAACGTGAAAGTGCGCGATGTCGTCATTGCCATGGGTGCTTCCACAAACTCCAACTACGGAGCGGCATACGGCGTACCGGGTATTTTCGCTCCTGTGGCGGACTACGGGCTGCTGGCGGATTCCGTAAAAGCCGCCGAGAAACTCGGCGTGCATGCCGTTGTGGGAACCGTTTACTGCTCCGATTTCTTCTATTATCCGCAGCCGGACCTCAACGCGAAATTGCGTGACCTCGGCCACTTGGCGGTGGAAATGGAAACGGCCGGCCTTTACTGGACGGCGGCTGCCTGCCATAAAAAGGCGCTCAGCATTCTTACGATTTCCGACCATATCTTTACGGGAGAGGCGCTTTCCGCAGAGGACAGGCAGAATTCGTTCCACGAGATGATGGAGGTTGCACTCGAAACCGCGTGGCAGAACGCAGACTAA
- the mtnA gene encoding S-methyl-5-thioribose-1-phosphate isomerase, producing MNEIRTVTHAENVKLSEDGASVVIIDQTQLPNRVEYLTLNRAEDCFDAIATLKVRGAPAIGIFAGYALYVLARQFQNLPYEEFAQKVHEVKEYLNSSRPTAVNLSWVLNRMEGVVRDNAELPVPEIVERLHEECVKIHQEDINMCRKISEYGLSLLHDGDGILTHCNAGPLATSRYGTALGPILLGTERGMKFHVFADETRPLLQGARLTSFELQKAGVDVTLICDNMASIVMKNGWVNACFVGCDRIAANGDFANKIGTSGVAILAKYYGIPFYTLGPTSTIDLNCPTGEDIKIELRDPEEIKEKFYREPMALKEVKCYNPAFDVTDHTLVTGIVTEKGICRPPYTESLRKLFE from the coding sequence ATGAACGAGATTAGAACCGTAACACACGCAGAAAATGTAAAGCTTTCGGAGGACGGAGCCTCTGTTGTCATCATCGACCAGACGCAGCTACCGAACCGTGTGGAGTATCTGACGTTGAACCGCGCGGAAGACTGCTTTGATGCCATCGCAACGCTGAAAGTACGCGGCGCTCCGGCCATCGGAATTTTTGCGGGATATGCCCTGTATGTGCTCGCAAGGCAGTTTCAAAATCTGCCGTATGAGGAATTTGCACAGAAGGTTCACGAGGTCAAGGAGTACCTCAATTCCTCGCGCCCCACGGCGGTGAACCTCAGCTGGGTGCTGAACCGCATGGAGGGCGTTGTGCGTGATAACGCGGAACTTCCGGTGCCGGAAATCGTGGAGCGGCTTCACGAGGAATGTGTGAAGATTCATCAGGAAGACATCAACATGTGCCGCAAGATTTCGGAATACGGCCTTTCGCTGCTGCATGACGGCGACGGAATCCTGACGCACTGCAATGCCGGCCCGCTCGCCACCTCGCGCTACGGAACCGCCCTAGGGCCGATTCTTCTCGGCACAGAGAGAGGCATGAAGTTTCATGTGTTTGCGGACGAGACCCGCCCGCTTCTGCAGGGGGCGCGCCTGACCTCGTTTGAACTGCAGAAGGCCGGGGTCGATGTGACGCTGATTTGCGACAACATGGCGAGCATCGTCATGAAAAACGGTTGGGTGAACGCCTGCTTCGTCGGCTGCGACCGCATCGCGGCAAACGGCGATTTCGCTAATAAAATCGGCACCTCCGGCGTGGCGATTCTTGCAAAATACTACGGCATCCCGTTCTATACCCTTGGGCCGACTTCCACGATTGACCTGAACTGCCCGACGGGCGAGGACATTAAAATTGAGCTGCGCGACCCGGAGGAAATCAAAGAGAAATTCTACCGGGAGCCGATGGCGCTGAAAGAGGTCAAATGTTACAATCCCGCTTTTGACGTCACCGACCACACGCTGGTTACCGGCATCGTGACGGAAAAGGGAATCTGTCGCCCGCCTTACACGGAAAGCCTGCGAAAACTGTTTGAGTAA
- a CDS encoding class II aldolase/adducin family protein gives MNFREIVRNAGIRMLHSGLTVETWGNISVRDPETGLVYLTPSAMPYDLLTNDDIVVMNPDGSVKEGKRKPTVEAAMHLGIYRARPDVNAVIHTHPVESSVFGVLHRPIPPIIDEAAQVLGGEVKVTKYALPGTQELADNVVSTLGSGAACLIANHGAVSVGKDIDLAFRVCEVLEMTAQIYRMALTIGEPSVISQENVAYMKDFMEHHYGQNQK, from the coding sequence TTGAATTTCAGGGAGATTGTCAGAAACGCCGGAATCCGCATGCTGCACAGCGGCCTCACGGTGGAGACATGGGGCAACATCAGCGTGCGCGACCCCGAAACGGGGCTGGTGTATCTGACCCCGTCGGCTATGCCCTACGATTTGCTGACAAACGACGATATTGTGGTCATGAATCCCGACGGTTCGGTGAAAGAAGGAAAACGCAAGCCGACGGTAGAAGCCGCCATGCATCTCGGCATTTACCGTGCGCGGCCGGATGTCAACGCGGTGATCCATACTCATCCGGTGGAGTCGTCTGTATTCGGTGTGCTGCACCGCCCGATTCCTCCGATTATTGATGAGGCTGCGCAGGTGCTCGGCGGCGAAGTAAAGGTCACGAAGTATGCGCTGCCCGGCACGCAGGAGCTTGCCGACAATGTGGTGTCAACGCTCGGCAGCGGGGCGGCGTGCCTCATTGCAAACCACGGCGCGGTGTCCGTCGGAAAAGATATCGACTTAGCCTTCCGCGTCTGCGAGGTACTCGAAATGACGGCGCAGATTTACCGGATGGCTCTTACCATCGGCGAGCCGAGCGTGATTTCGCAGGAAAATGTGGCGTACATGAAGGATTTCATGGAGCATCACTACGGCCAGAATCAAAAATGA